Proteins encoded in a region of the Rutidosis leptorrhynchoides isolate AG116_Rl617_1_P2 chromosome 9, CSIRO_AGI_Rlap_v1, whole genome shotgun sequence genome:
- the LOC139865606 gene encoding pectinesterase 3-like, whose translation MDTFHSFKGYNKFNHAQQHPQQQHEEEAAFRRKSRKRILIITVSTILLIVVIIGAVAGTVIHKRNNHKNSDQQQPQLSSAQSIKAVCSQTQYPESCYSSLSDANKSNTTDPEQLFKLSLQVAFESLSTLSSYQETLMNTADKSNDIEALKVCRTVISDALDNLNDSVSSMEMKSGEKLLSPQKIDDLRTWLSSAVTNQETCVDSLQEMNSTFVEPMKSQMKNSTEYTSNSLAVVTKIVSLLKNLDIPIHRKLLGEMNSEFPEWIKSGDRRLLQEKRPPTPNVTVAKDGSGEVRTINDAIAMVPNKSDERFVIYVKEGVYAENVVLAKSLWNVMVYGDGMNKSIVSGSLNKIDGVPTFATATFGVSGQGFIAMDMGFMNTAGGIKEQAVAMRSGSDFSVFYRCSFDAFQDTLYPHSNRQFYRDCNITGTVDFIFGDSSVVFQNCTIMPRQPLDGQFVTITAQGKKDPNENTGISIQKCVITPLDSLTAPTYLGRPWKNYSTTVIMQSSIGSFLNPLGWTEWVQGVLPPSSIFYGEYQNVGPGSKVDQRVNWTGYEPRLTSAQAARFNVNSFIGGSAWLPQTDVTFDST comes from the exons ATGGACACCTTTCATTCATTCAAAGGTTACAACAAGTTCAATCATGCTCAACAACACCCACAACAACAACATGAAGAAGAAGCAGCTTTTCGTCGCAAGTCTCGTAAGCGTATCCTCATCATCACAGTCTCAACTATCCTCCTCATCGTTGTAATCATTGGAGCTGTTGCAGGAACCGTCATCCACAAACGCAACAATCATAAGAACTCCGATCAACAACAACCTCAACTATCATCCGCACAATCCATCAAAGCTGTTTGTTCACAGACACAGTATCCAGAATCTTGTTATTCCAGCCTTTCAGATGCCAATAAATCCAACACCACTGATCCTGAACAACTCTTCAAGCTCTCTTTACAAGTTGCTTTCGAATCGCTGTCCACTTTGTCCTCTTACCAAGAGACATTAATGAACACAGCCGATAAAAGCAATGACATAGAAGCGTTGAAAGTATGCAGGACAGTGATCAGTGACGCGCTAGATAATCTTAACGATTCTGTTTCTTCAATGGAGATGAAATCAGGTGAGAAACTGTTATCGCCACAGAAAATAGACGACTTGAGAACATGGCTAAGCTCGGCCGTGACCAACCAAGAAACTTGCGTCGATAGTCTTCAGGAAATGAATTCAACATTTGTAGAACCAATGAAGTCTCAAATGAAGAATTCAACAGAGTACACAAGCAACAGTTTGGCAGTTGTTACTAAAATAGTAAGTCTTCTGAAAAATTTGGATATCCCAATTCATAGGAAGCTGTTAGGGGAAATGAATTCTGAGTTTCCGGAATGGATTAAATCCGGTGACCGTAGACTTCTTCAAGAGAAAAGGCCGCCTACGCCTAATGTGACAGTGGCCAAGGACGGAAGTGGAGAGGTTAGGACCATCAATGATGCAATAGCAATGGTCCCCAATAAAAGTGATGAAAGGTTCGTTATATACGTCAAGGAAGGAGTGTACGCGGAGAACGTTGTTCTGGCTAAATCATTATGGAATGTCATGGTTTACGGTGATGGCATGAATAAATCCATCGTTTCTGGCAGCTTAAATAAAATCGACGGTGTACCCACTTTCGCCACAGCTACCTTCG GAGTATCTGGACAAGGATTTATAGCAATGGATATGGGgttcatgaacactgctggtggaATAAAAGAACAGGCGGTCGCAATGAGATCAGGTTCAGATTTTTCTGTTTTCTACAGATGCTCATTCGATGCTTTTCAAGACACTCTTTATCCTCATAGCAACCGTCAGTTTTACCGTGATTGTAACATTACTGGAACCGTTGATTTCATATTTGGGGACTCATCAGTAGTGTTTCAAAATTGCACGATTATGCCACGCCAACCGTTAGACGGTCAATTTGTAACCATCACAGCTCAAGGAAAGAAAGATCCAAATGAGAACACAGGTATTTCAATCCAAAAATGTGTGATTACACCGCTAGACAGTCTGACAGCTCCGACGTACTTGGGCAGACCATGGAAGAACTACTCAACAACGGTGATCATGCAATCAAGTATTGGAAGTTTCTTGAATCCGTTGGGTTGGACAGAGTGGGTTCAAGGTGTGTTACCACCTTCATCTATATTCTATGGTGAGTACCAAAATGTTGGCCCCGGATCAAAAGTTGATCAACGGGTTAACTGGACAGGTTATGAACCCCGCTTAACGAGTGCCCAAGCAGCTAGATTCAATGTGAACTCTTTCATCGGAGGCTCGGCTTGGTTACCTCAAACAGATGTCACGTTTGATTCAACCTAA